CCGGCGCGCGGGCCTCGTCGGAACACCAGCACGTCCTCGTGGGCGATGAGGTGCACCGGTAGGCCCTCGGCGCGGGACTTGCGTACGGCCATGAGCCCGAACATCGACGCGCGGTGCACGATCTGCCCGTCACGGACGGCGGCAAGCATCGCCGCGCACCGCTGGACCGGAATCAACCCCACCGACCGAGCCACCGCCAGCAACTCGCCAGGGAGGTCGATCAGGTCGTCGCGGTGGCGGCGCACCGGCCGGCAGGTGATGACCACGGTGCCGCCGAGACGCAGCAGCCGGTTGCTGGCGGCCAGGATCGCGGCGAACCCGTCGAGCAGACGCCACCATCCGCCGTAGGCGAGATTGCCGGACTCCCGATCCCCGTACAGATGGTGGCGTTTGCGGACGCCGCTGTCCGTCACCCGCACCAAGCCGTGCGTGCCACGCCCGTACGGCGGTGAGGTGAGCACGAGCGCCACCTGTCCCACCGCGGACGTCGGCACCAGGTCCAGCAACCTGGTGGCGTCGCCGGTGAACACCTGCGCGATGCCGGCCGCGCCCTGCGACGCGGCGAGGGCGATGTTCGCGGCGGCCAACGCGGTGAACCGGGGCTCGATGTCGATCCCGATGCTGTGCCGGCCCAGATGCATGGCCTCGACCAGCGTGGTCCCGGATCCGCACATCGGATCGAAGACCAGATCCCCCGGCGCGGTGTAGGAGCTGATCGCGTGCGCGGCCAGGTGCGGCAGCATCTTGCCGGGATGGCTGGACGTGGCCGGCACGTACCGGCCTCGCCGTTGGTCGCGGGCCGGTTGCTGGCAGGTCAGCCACATTGAGGTAATCGGTAGGGATTCAGGCATCGGCGCCGCCGGTGTCCGTCTGTGCGCGAGTCAGGATCAGCACGTCGGTATGAATGTCGAGCTGCGTCTGCTGGCCACGTCGGGGCGGTCGGTCGGCCGCCACGACGTGCTGCAGGTACGCCAGCCCGGCCCGCTTCGCGGCGATGACCACGTCGACCGGCAGGACGACGTCGCCGTGCGGCAGCAGCACCGCCACGCAGCCGCCAAACACAAGGCTTTCGCGGCAGCGGACGAAGAACTCCAGCGGCGAGGTGGTGTCTGCGAGCGGCCAGCCGGTGACGATCAGCGTCGCCGCCTCCCGGCCCCAGCCGACCTGCCGAGACACGTGCAGGTGGCTGCGGCGGCGGGCCGCGATGACCGCGCGGGCCAGCTGCGGCCCGCCAGCCAGGTCGATGATCAGATCGGACGGGTGGGTGAGGTTGTGGACCAGCCGCACACCCATCGCGTTGGACATGGTCTCACCCCGGTTCGGAGCGGGGACCGGCCAGACGGTGATCGGCACGGGCGGGTCGCCGGGCACCACATCCCCCACAGGGGCCGGCGCGCGGCGCGGGTTTCTATCGGTCATAGGCACGGTGGCCCCCGGACCGGCGGGCGTACTGACGATCCCCAGTGCGCCGCTGACAGGCCGATCGAACCCACCCCGCCCCTGACAGAACCCGTCACCCCGGCCGCCTGACAGCCACGTGACCGGGCATGCGGGCCATCCTGATAGGACGGAACCTGACAGGACCGGACACCACCTGTCCCGGTCCGACAATCGCCTCTGGTGTCAGGTCGAGCTGCCCCAATCGGTGCTCTCGGAGCCTTCACACAAGGCGGAGTGCTCCGCGTCGAGGGGACATCACCATGGCAACCATCAGCCACACGAGGACTGCCGACACCGCACTAGCCACCGCCGAGAAGGCATTCGAGCTGCTGACGTGCGAACCCGCGCCGCTGGTGTTCGACGCACGGCCGGTGCCGGGCCTGCCGGACACCACGATGCCGCTGGACAAGCTACGCCAACTGCTCATGTTCGAGCGCTACGACAGCACCACCACAGACGAGCTGTGGCGGCAACTCGCCCACCACGCCCGCGAATGGGGACCCGCCTGGGTCGTCGGCGCAATCGGCGTAGCGGTGCCCGCGTTGACGCACCTCGCAGCGAAGATCAGCCGCGGCTACGCCCGGCACGCCGACGACGTGGACTCCGAAGTCCTCGCCGGGTTCCTCCAGGCACTGCGCACGGCGGACCTCGCCCCGCCCCGGCTCTGGCTGCGGCTGTGCTGGGCGGCCTACCGTGCAGGCGTCGCGGTCATCAAGGCAGACGACGCCGAGGAGCTGCCACCCGACCTGTCCAGCGGATCGCGCTCACCACGGATGCCCTACGGACACCCGGACCTGCTGCTCGGCCGAGCAGCCGCCACCGGCCTGATCACCACCGACGCCGCCGAACTGATCAGCGCGACCCGATTCGGCGACGCCCTGATCGAGCACCTAGCAGCCGAGCAAGGCGTGACCGCATCGGCCCTGCGCATGCGCAGAAGACGAGCCGAGCACATCGTGGCCACCGCCATCACGCGAGGCGACCTCTCCAGCCCGATCCACTCGTCCAGCAGCCGAGAAGGCATGGCGGCCTGACAACGCCCCACTTCCGCCACGAGGCCGCCCCGGCTTTCGCCCGGGGCGGCCTCTCTCGGCGTACAGCTCCGAGTGCAGAGGTAGCGGCTGCAAGTGCACAGCGGCACCGAGTTCGATCTACGTCCGGCGACCCGTCGCCTGACCTCACGGCGAACCGAGTCGGTGACGTTGGGTGATGCTGATGCTGAGCCCAGCCGTCTCCTCGGCGCGCGGATTTGCCGAGGCGAGTGCGCGGGTGGCCGCCCTCGACGCCGTTCTGGTGGTTGGTCGACGGCCGCGGTTGAGGAGCGGTTCGCGGCGAGCTCATTACGAAGAACTGTCGGACCTCCGTGGCATGCTTCCGTCGTGACAGCGAACTTGCCCACAGGCGTCAGCCGCGGATTGAACCTGACCGAGGCTGGCTGCACCGTGTCGCCCGACTGGCGCGACGCTATGGCGCAAGGCCTTTCTGCCGTTAGGGCGCTCGACACGCCGGTGATCGCCACCGATGACTTCGTCCGTACGGTTTCCGACCTCCTCGGCAGCGACTCGTACCACGCCGACCGCGGCGGCGGGGTCGTAGCCGCAAAGACGCTTCATGGTCCGAACGGACCGACAATCGTCGTCAACTACACCGCGGTCGCCGGCGAATCGACTGCCCTCGTCGAGCGACTGCTGGCGCACGAAGGAGGACATGTACTGCTCAATCGGCGGGGCAACGAGGAACTGGGAGGCCACCGGAAAAACGCCGAATCGGACTGGGAATGGATGCTAAAATGCGTGGCGGGGCTGGCAATAATCGAGTTCCGCATCGAACTCATGCTGGCCGAGCTGGGATACCCTCCCGCCCCCTCGGCGACGGTCGACAGCATCGATGAGCACCTTGGCGTAACTAATGCCGAAACCTTTGCAGCTATCGTCAACCCTGCCAACCAGGAACCCGCGCACTTGCGCGACTCCATCATGTCCATCATGGACCATTCGACCAAGCTGCTTGCCTATGTCGCAGCTCCACATATTGCCGGAACGGCGAAATTTGATCCGGATGCACTGCCTGCAGATGGGAAGGAGGATTGGGCTGATTACTTCGCATCAACTTGGCCGAAGCGACTCCGGCTGTGGGGCTCCATTCCGCCCGCCGACCAACCGGTTCCCGTTGACGCCTGGCGCAACAAGCTGCGAAAAGGTGCGGCCCTCGAGGTGCAGCAGCTCCGCGACTTCGGATTCGCGTTCACCACCCACCGGGACGGTGGAGAGGCTTTTAACCGGATCGCGAGAGACGAGGTGTTCCATCAGCGCCTCGAGCGAGCGCAGAGGCGCTGGCCCACGAGCTGACCGTGTGGCACCAGCGACCCAGTTGGCCGCGCCGGCTGGCCCTGTCATCGCCATGCGAGCGGAGAATTCTTACCGGCACCTCGAGGGACCGCATGCCCGACACGGACGCAGTAATCTGCCGTCGTCCGCGCGCGGCCCAGCGCAAGCCGCCGTCACGCGCCGTAGCTGGCTTTGCCCATCGCAGGACGCGCACTTCTGCCGAGTTGAGCGTATGCAGCGTGGGTAGCCGGTGGCATCCTTGTCACCGGCTCGCGCGAGGAAACTCCTTCCGCTCGTGCTTATAGTCAAAGGTGGTCGACATTTCTGGAAGCCACTTAGTTCGAACGAATGGCCATCCATCGACATCCTCACCCACGAGGATGTCGCCCGCCGCACTGGGGCCGCAAGCAGTTAGCCAAAGTACCCCCAGGATGTCATATATTCGCGCTAGCTCGTCGACGAGCTTGGTCAGATCACTTACTGCCTCGAATCCGATTGGCGCGTCCCGCCGTGTGCGCTGGATGATGATCTGAATCTGATCTACAGATGGGTGAATAAACTTTGCCATCTGAGACCATGCGTTTTTTGCATCACGGCGGAATTCCTGGAGCCGGTCTGCGGGCAGGTATACGCTCGTACTCCATATAGGCTCTATGGACGACCTGTCGACTTGGTTCCTCAGATAAGACAAGCGGGCGGATCGGTCGTGCTCAGAGGCGCTCGGGAGTTGCTGGTCAACGTAGAGATGCTTGACTGCCTGCTCCAGCATAAATCGACACTCACGTCTGGCGACGTTCTGCGAACCGTGCGGCACCAGCGCCTGGATTGAGACGAGCGATTCTATCGCATAGTCGGTTCCTGCATACATCAGGAAGTTATCCACGATCGGCCGATGCCTACTGCTTTGAGCCCACGATTGCCAAATCAGGCTAAGGAGCCCCGAAGTCAATCGGTCCAGGCGGCGGACTTGGCCTTGGAAAGGATCACTTTCCCTTAGAGTCAGGTGTGCGCGCGCTTTCTCGCTCAGCACGCTTGACATGTACTCGCCCAGGGCTCCGCTGTCGTCCATCTGCGGATCCTCTCACCTTGTGAGCCGCATCAAATCGAAGAGCCCTCAGGCTTGCATGCGGCAGATGGCACCGCTCGTCTGCCGCTGAGTGCACGCCGCGCGGGGCTCTCTCACTTGCCGAGCATCGAGTGCCGGAGGATGCCTACGGAGCGTAAAGCGGCTTCAGCAGTCGACCGAGCCGCGCCGGCATGCGGTGGGATTATGACGATATGAGTGGTCTAGATGAGGAGCAGATGCGCTCGTCCATTGAGCTTGCAGCTGCGATTGGCGAACTGCGTCTCGATGACACTGGGCAGCGCATCGTGAAGCGGTGGCAGCGACGTGAGCCGCTGTCCGATCTTGTCAGGGCGTGACAGGCGTGTGGTGGGTTCGATCGGCCTGACAGCCGGGATCTGGGCGGTGCATGTCATCCACGGCATGCCCGCCCGGTGGGGACCGCTCCTCCGGCGAGACCGATGGTTCGGCATGGCTGGCGCGGCGTACTGACACTGCGATCCCTTCACCGCTGGTAAGGGAGGAGCGCCCCCAACCGGACCTCACCGGCCTCTCCTTCTGGTCCCCACCGTGGCGGCCCCGCAGATCCTGTGGAGCCCCGCAATGCACGCGACTCTCACCGTTCTGTCTGACCTCGCCGCCATGCCGCAGCCGTTGGCGGTCAACAGCATCAACCAGGTCATCTCCAACATCACTGGCTGGATCATGGGCATCATCGCGTTGGTCGCGACGATGTTCCTGGTTATCGGTGGTCTGCGTTACATGGCGGCCGGAGGTGACCCGGCTCAGGTCGAGCAGGCCAAGGGCAACTTCAAGTCCGCGCTGATCGGGTACGCCCTGGCGGTGCTGGCCCCGGTGGTCCTGCAGGTGTTGCAGGGCATCCTCGGCGGCTGAGGCGGCCCCGAGTCATGGTCAACTGGCTGATGAACGGCCTGGTCGGCTGGCTCGCCGAGATGGTCAACGGCCTTCTCGGCGGGCTGCTGGCCTTCCTCACGTCGTCGATCTTCGTCTCGCCGGACGTCACGGTCCTGCCGCAGGTGCGATCGATCGCCGGCAACAGTGCGCTGGTCGTCAGCGCCTGCTTCGTCCTCGCGGTCATCGCCGCCGGTATCGCCGTGATGCTCGGTGATTCCGTCGAAACCCAGTTCCAGGTCAAGCAGCTGGTACCCCGGCTCGTGGTCGGGTTCGTGCTGTCCGCGTTCGCAGTCCCGCTGACCGGCGTGCTCATCAGCATTGCCAACGCGTTGACAGTGGCGATGGCCGGTGAGTCCGCACCGACCACCGAGGCGATCGCCTTCGTCCGCGCGCGCGTCGCGTCGGCGATGGCCGATCCGAGCAACGCCCTCCTGATTGCCGTTATCGGGCTGCTCATCGTGGTGCTGATGTTCATGCTCATCGGCACCTGGCTCGCACGGATAGGGATGCTGGTCGTCCTGGCGGGGATCGCGCCGGTGGCGTTGGCCTGCTACGCCACCCCGTGGACGCAGGGGGCCGCCACGCTGTGGTGGCGGACTCTGCTGGGGTGCCTGGCCACACCCGCGTTGCAGGCGGTCGCGTTCTCGGCGGGCATCAACCTGCTGGTCGACCC
This DNA window, taken from Micromonospora sp. FIMYZ51, encodes the following:
- a CDS encoding DNA methyltransferase, translated to MPESLPITSMWLTCQQPARDQRRGRYVPATSSHPGKMLPHLAAHAISSYTAPGDLVFDPMCGSGTTLVEAMHLGRHSIGIDIEPRFTALAAANIALAASQGAAGIAQVFTGDATRLLDLVPTSAVGQVALVLTSPPYGRGTHGLVRVTDSGVRKRHHLYGDRESGNLAYGGWWRLLDGFAAILAASNRLLRLGGTVVITCRPVRRHRDDLIDLPGELLAVARSVGLIPVQRCAAMLAAVRDGQIVHRASMFGLMAVRKSRAEGLPVHLIAHEDVLVFRRGPRAG
- a CDS encoding pilin, whose translation is MHATLTVLSDLAAMPQPLAVNSINQVISNITGWIMGIIALVATMFLVIGGLRYMAAGGDPAQVEQAKGNFKSALIGYALAVLAPVVLQVLQGILGG
- a CDS encoding conjugal transfer protein TrbL family protein, encoding MVNWLMNGLVGWLAEMVNGLLGGLLAFLTSSIFVSPDVTVLPQVRSIAGNSALVVSACFVLAVIAAGIAVMLGDSVETQFQVKQLVPRLVVGFVLSAFAVPLTGVLISIANALTVAMAGESAPTTEAIAFVRARVASAMADPSNALLIAVIGLLIVVLMFMLIGTWLARIGMLVVLAGIAPVALACYATPWTQGAATLWWRTLLGCLATPALQAVAFSAGINLLVDPTSNLPILLGIPGSDALNLLMVIVVLWTTVRIPSLMSRFVTQQGRAPNITGLILRTVAFQGMTRGMGRRTPTPVRPTGSI